From one Patescibacteria group bacterium genomic stretch:
- a CDS encoding radical SAM protein, whose product MKSITRKTLLYRSGVEYADFCINHVEGCAHGCNFPCYAMMMKKRTGAIKDYKDWIKPKIVSNALQLLEKEIPKYKNKIKYVHLCFSTDPFMYKYPEVADLTLKIIERLNKDNIRCTVLTKGIYPKELMDIEKYGQNNEYGITLISLSKNFKKRFEPYSAPYKERIKALEYLHKKGLKTWASMEPYPTPNLQEQNIWEVLNSVSFVDKIVFGKLNYNVKSNYGNNKDFYQRQSDRVINFCQRKGIEYHIKNGTEEKYNKKTEKIFKVAPLPIYQY is encoded by the coding sequence ATGAAAAGCATAACCCGTAAAACCTTATTATATAGAAGTGGGGTTGAATATGCTGATTTTTGTATTAACCACGTGGAAGGATGTGCTCATGGTTGTAATTTTCCCTGTTATGCCATGATGATGAAAAAGAGAACTGGGGCAATAAAAGATTATAAGGATTGGATAAAACCCAAGATTGTATCTAATGCCTTACAGTTATTAGAGAAAGAAATTCCCAAATATAAAAATAAAATTAAATATGTCCATTTATGTTTTTCGACCGATCCTTTTATGTATAAATATCCAGAGGTGGCAGATTTAACTCTGAAAATAATTGAGAGATTAAATAAAGACAATATTCGTTGCACTGTTCTAACAAAAGGGATTTATCCAAAAGAATTAATGGATATCGAAAAATATGGGCAAAATAATGAATATGGAATAACTCTTATTTCTTTAAGCAAAAACTTCAAGAAAAGATTTGAACCATATTCTGCGCCATATAAAGAAAGAATCAAGGCATTAGAATATTTACACAAAAAAGGATTAAAAACTTGGGCGAGTATGGAGCCATACCCAACGCCTAATTTACAGGAACAGAATATATGGGAAGTTTTAAATTCTGTATCTTTTGTAGATAAAATTGTATTTGGAAAATTAAACTACAATGTAAAATCGAATTATGGAAATAATAAGGATTTTTATCAAAGACAATCAGATAGAGTTATTAATTTTTGTCAGAGAAAAGGAATTGAATATCATATAAAAAACGGAACCGAGGAAAAATATAACAAAAAAACAGAAAAAATTTTCAAGGTCGCACCTTTGCCAATTTATCAGTATTAG